The following coding sequences lie in one Fimbriiglobus ruber genomic window:
- a CDS encoding ATP-binding protein — translation MTAALLDRLTHRCHIFEMNGESYRFRESMKAKDGQTMKATKPKK, via the coding sequence ATGACGGCCGCCCTGCTCGACCGGCTCACCCACCGCTGCCACATCTTCGAGATGAATGGCGAAAGTTACCGCTTCCGGGAGTCGATGAAAGCGAAAGATGGCCAGACGATGAAAGCCACCAAACCCAAGAAGTGA
- a CDS encoding FG-GAP-like repeat-containing protein, whose amino-acid sequence MSPVVKAYNAETGVLNWQETVFAPSFTGGVLVATADFNKDGYPDVVVAAGSGGGAEIRILDGKTGAQISGPLGAFMALDAGFRGGVSVAAADVDGDGTPDVIVAAGGGGGPRVQVWSGATGKVIADFFAFDPSFRGGTTIAAADFTGSGKASVAVGAGPGGGPQIKVFDPMTGAQVAGPLGSFFAFDPSSRNGVFVGSDSLAGDVNGDGIPDLAVGSGPGAGEVKVFSGADGSVLKDFTPFGSGYTGGVRVGLAYVDDDSYADVVTGTGPGQTAEVRVFSGATGTQLAAPLGDYQPFGATATGGVYVASSNDPGGPPTGSTSTTLTADPSGGTFTANEQFLLSSVVTITAGSGTPTGTVTYAIAGGAFTSAHTLWSGTLGAYNAAAGGYVNSYVVTQPIPAGSYSLSVSYSGDANFLGSGGYTVPTVGSATGPVNQPPTNSSPVGPVQLGSGTNAPAPGASSSTGVIYSTGSIQLSRTDLSSSAGGTSYGQTWSWSSASGYSDGVSGTGATQAQAPHLTQVNGNDSIALVEDGQTAEFFDLYGGTYHSRFYGGSTLTHDAVAGTFTATDGVGNTVTFYDFSGSTPSGRAGKMSSMTDEYGNTTSVTSWATGGLPTEVQQVTGTGSTAATISFVYTYVTSGVNAGLLATVTQRQKIGSGSFATVRSSAYTYYDGTSSNGLAGELELAAVLDASGNTIDTSYYRYYTSGTGSSGNVEYSFGPAAYARLVAALGTSVDSLTDAQVAPYADVYLAYNSAGQVSSTTQAGDGASGTGGGLGTYTYTYTANTSYTGLFTPDVWDTKTVETLPDGNENIVYTNAFGAIILKVYEDTTTSQQWATYYRYDTAGQLVLEASPSAVTGYNDSLPDLVGYTGPGATYLSSSAGQITTNTYATTTTATTSTAGDAAGYLSQTDLSNGTGGSAVPQQSMTYLESPTGTFVPTASTQYRNTNGTGGETTTAAYTWQGSTAQPATVATTLPTVTSGENGPGTAATTTTVYNQYNQPVWQMDAGGFITYTAYDNATGAVVKTIQDVNTADTGDFTNLPSGWTTPSGGGLELITTYQVDALGRTIEETDPNGNVTYTVYDDADHEVRVYPGWNASTDTTTGPIQVTREDRANNYTETFTMSATPHTTGGVPDGTEAITGIQSLTRTYRNSGGQTVATDAYFNLGGLTYSTGTMGTAGVNFYQTQYGYDADGWQNRVVDPTGTITRTVYDGQGRVVSAWVGTDDTPTSGAWSPTNNTSPSNMVETSSDVYDGGGVGDGTLTQKTVYPGGSAAARVTDYWYDWRDRLVAEKDGVEATETDGVNRPLTVTTYDNLNEAIETQQYVGDGVTPSIVSGVLSLPSGTSADLRTQTVTSYDEQGRVYQTQVYDVNPTTGSVSTGALTTNDYYDLRGNQIAESAPGGAWTKDVYDGAGRKVEESVTDGAAGTSYSDAASVTGDHVLTQTQTIYDADGNAIETVTSDRDDNATGTGTLGTPTSGVHARVSYMASYFDAANRDVADVNVGTNGGSAWTRPGSVPTASSTVLVTSNSYSADAVQTVQLTGSPTGGTFTLTFGGQTTSAIAYNATAATVQSDLQGLSSIGSGNAIVTPADGSGWTVRFAGSLAGVYQVAVTGSGASLTGGTLPAVAVGVVSAGGDAGLVQAVTDPLGLVARTYYDALGRTVETVADYTGAAETTTTDVATEYTYDGAGHTLTLTADEPGGAYEQTLYVYGATTAGGSGVNSNDLLVTTEWPDPTTGAPSTSQEDTQTVNALGQVLTSTDRNGSTHTLTYDVLGRVTADAVTTLGSGVDGSVRRIATAYDTQGNAYLTTSYNAASGGSVVNQVEDVYNGLDQLTGEYQAVGGAVNTSTTPEAQYAYTEMAGGVNNSRLTSTTYPDGYVVTDNYASGVDNTISRLTSLSDNTGTLESYKYLGLDTVVERDHPESGVNLTYISQTGSTGDAGDQYTGLDRFGRVVDQNWYDPTTSTSAADLQYGYDADGNVLWRNDLVNTAFGEVYTYDGLNQLATFARGTLNGTKTGISGTASATQSWTPDALGNFMSVTTNGTAQSRTANARNEITSVGGATTPTYDANGNMTTDETGLQYVYDAWNRLVTVKSSGGTTLETNTYDGENRLVTQAISGTTTNSYYSNQWQVLEQQVGTEYTTRNVWSPVYVNAMVDRDMDTSGTGLTATGSGYQRLWPAQDANWNVMALVNGSGTVVERYTYSPYGVVSVLDGSYGSRNGSSYGWIVLFQGMAHDTVSEMDYGRNRWYSETLGRWATTDPIKFRSKDDNFYRFVGNGPLVGLDPSGTFNSFAFPIGANWGAIKGSEVGTGLGFVAGAIVGFAIATRVPAVGIAVPCIAGAGAYVGSKMGWYIGGYLGGTWAAIRQPPGPANGPQAMEDGKLVGYTYPIAAVIAIPLPMNPLALTPFAPFVLAAQLYVTYELVANW is encoded by the coding sequence GGTGGGGAGCGGGCCGGGGGCGGGCGAGGTGAAAGTGTTCAGCGGGGCGGACGGGTCGGTCCTCAAAGACTTCACCCCGTTCGGCTCGGGGTATACGGGCGGCGTCCGGGTCGGATTGGCTTACGTGGACGACGATTCGTACGCCGACGTAGTGACCGGGACCGGCCCGGGTCAGACGGCCGAGGTCCGCGTATTCAGCGGGGCTACCGGGACGCAACTGGCGGCCCCGTTGGGCGACTACCAGCCGTTCGGCGCGACTGCGACCGGCGGCGTGTATGTCGCTTCCAGTAACGACCCGGGCGGGCCTCCGACCGGGAGTACGAGTACCACCCTTACCGCCGATCCGAGCGGCGGTACTTTTACTGCGAACGAACAGTTCTTGCTCAGTTCGGTGGTGACGATCACCGCCGGGTCGGGCACGCCGACGGGAACGGTCACCTACGCCATTGCCGGCGGCGCGTTCACCTCGGCCCACACGCTCTGGTCCGGTACTCTTGGGGCATACAATGCGGCTGCCGGAGGGTATGTCAACTCGTACGTGGTGACCCAACCGATCCCGGCCGGATCTTACTCCCTGTCCGTGAGTTATTCGGGCGACGCTAACTTTTTGGGGTCGGGCGGGTACACGGTACCTACGGTCGGTTCCGCCACGGGGCCCGTGAATCAACCACCGACCAACAGTTCTCCGGTCGGTCCGGTCCAACTCGGGAGCGGTACGAACGCCCCGGCCCCGGGAGCCTCGTCGTCGACGGGGGTCATTTACTCAACAGGTAGCATTCAACTCTCCCGGACGGACCTGTCTTCGTCCGCCGGGGGCACGTCGTACGGCCAGACGTGGTCGTGGTCCAGTGCGAGCGGTTACTCTGACGGCGTATCTGGCACCGGGGCTACTCAGGCCCAGGCTCCGCACCTGACCCAGGTGAATGGGAATGATTCCATCGCCCTGGTCGAGGACGGGCAGACGGCCGAGTTCTTCGACCTGTACGGCGGAACCTATCACTCGCGGTTCTACGGCGGATCGACCCTGACCCACGACGCCGTCGCCGGAACCTTCACCGCCACGGACGGGGTCGGTAACACGGTCACGTTCTACGACTTCTCGGGATCGACTCCGTCCGGCCGGGCGGGGAAGATGAGCAGCATGACCGACGAGTACGGGAACACGACCAGTGTGACGAGTTGGGCCACCGGCGGACTCCCGACCGAGGTGCAACAGGTCACTGGAACGGGGTCGACGGCCGCAACGATTTCGTTCGTGTACACGTACGTTACGAGTGGGGTCAACGCCGGGCTCCTGGCGACCGTCACCCAGCGGCAAAAGATCGGGAGCGGGTCGTTCGCGACGGTCCGGTCGAGTGCCTACACGTATTACGACGGAACGTCGAGCAACGGGCTGGCGGGGGAATTGGAATTGGCCGCCGTCCTCGACGCGAGCGGGAACACGATCGACACGAGCTACTACCGGTACTACACGAGCGGGACCGGGTCATCCGGGAACGTCGAGTATTCCTTCGGCCCGGCCGCGTACGCCCGGCTGGTCGCGGCCCTCGGGACGAGCGTCGACTCGCTGACCGACGCCCAGGTCGCGCCGTACGCGGACGTTTACCTGGCGTACAATTCGGCCGGTCAGGTGAGCAGCACCACGCAGGCCGGGGACGGGGCCTCCGGAACGGGCGGCGGGCTCGGGACCTACACTTACACGTACACCGCGAACACGTCGTACACCGGCCTCTTCACGCCGGACGTGTGGGACACCAAGACAGTCGAAACTTTGCCGGACGGAAATGAGAACATCGTTTACACGAACGCGTTTGGAGCGATCATTCTGAAGGTATACGAGGACACCACAACCTCCCAGCAGTGGGCGACGTATTACCGGTACGACACCGCCGGGCAGCTGGTGCTGGAGGCGTCCCCGTCGGCGGTCACCGGGTACAACGACTCGCTCCCGGACCTGGTCGGATACACCGGCCCCGGGGCGACGTACCTCAGTTCGTCGGCCGGCCAGATTACGACCAACACGTACGCCACCACGACCACCGCGACGACGAGTACGGCCGGGGACGCGGCCGGCTATCTTTCGCAAACGGACCTGTCCAACGGGACCGGCGGGTCGGCCGTCCCCCAGCAGTCGATGACGTACCTGGAGTCCCCGACCGGGACTTTCGTCCCGACGGCGTCCACGCAATACCGAAACACCAACGGGACCGGCGGGGAGACGACGACCGCGGCGTACACGTGGCAGGGGAGTACCGCGCAGCCCGCGACGGTCGCCACGACCCTGCCGACGGTGACGTCGGGTGAGAACGGGCCGGGGACGGCGGCCACGACGACCACCGTCTACAACCAGTACAACCAGCCGGTCTGGCAAATGGACGCGGGCGGGTTCATCACGTACACGGCGTACGACAACGCGACCGGGGCGGTGGTCAAGACAATTCAGGACGTGAACACGGCCGACACGGGCGACTTCACGAACCTGCCGTCCGGGTGGACGACGCCGTCCGGCGGCGGGCTAGAACTGATTACCACGTATCAGGTGGACGCGCTCGGGCGGACGATCGAGGAAACGGACCCGAACGGGAACGTGACGTACACGGTCTACGACGACGCGGACCACGAGGTCCGGGTCTACCCGGGGTGGAACGCATCGACCGACACCACGACCGGGCCGATCCAGGTGACCCGGGAGGACCGGGCGAACAACTACACCGAAACGTTCACGATGTCCGCGACGCCGCACACCACCGGGGGCGTGCCGGACGGGACCGAGGCGATTACCGGGATTCAATCGCTGACCCGGACGTACCGGAACAGCGGTGGCCAGACGGTGGCCACGGACGCCTACTTCAACCTGGGTGGGCTGACGTACTCGACCGGGACGATGGGCACCGCCGGCGTCAACTTCTACCAGACGCAATACGGGTACGACGCGGACGGGTGGCAGAATCGGGTGGTCGATCCGACCGGCACGATCACCCGGACGGTCTACGACGGCCAGGGGCGGGTGGTGAGTGCGTGGGTCGGGACGGACGACACGCCGACGAGCGGGGCGTGGTCGCCGACGAACAACACGTCCCCGAGCAACATGGTGGAAACGTCGTCGGACGTGTACGACGGGGGCGGCGTCGGGGACGGGACGCTGACCCAGAAGACGGTCTACCCCGGCGGATCGGCGGCGGCCCGCGTGACCGATTACTGGTACGACTGGCGGGACCGTTTGGTGGCCGAGAAGGACGGGGTCGAGGCGACCGAGACGGACGGCGTGAACCGGCCGCTGACGGTCACCACGTACGACAACCTAAACGAGGCCATCGAGACCCAGCAGTACGTCGGCGACGGGGTCACGCCATCGATTGTGAGCGGCGTCCTCAGCCTCCCGTCCGGGACGTCGGCCGACTTACGAACCCAGACGGTCACAAGCTACGACGAGCAGGGCCGGGTGTACCAGACCCAGGTGTACGACGTGAACCCGACGACCGGGTCGGTGTCGACGGGTGCCCTGACAACGAACGACTACTACGACCTCCGGGGGAACCAGATCGCCGAGAGCGCGCCGGGCGGCGCGTGGACGAAGGATGTGTACGACGGGGCCGGCCGCAAGGTGGAAGAATCGGTAACGGACGGGGCCGCGGGGACGTCGTATTCCGACGCGGCGAGCGTGACGGGCGACCACGTCCTGACCCAGACGCAGACGATCTACGACGCGGACGGGAACGCGATCGAGACGGTCACCAGCGACCGGGACGACAATGCCACCGGGACGGGAACCCTGGGAACTCCCACGAGCGGGGTCCATGCCCGGGTGAGTTACATGGCGAGCTACTTCGACGCGGCCAACCGCGATGTCGCGGACGTGAACGTGGGAACGAACGGCGGGTCGGCGTGGACGCGGCCGGGGTCGGTGCCGACGGCGTCGAGTACGGTGCTGGTGACGAGCAATTCCTACTCCGCGGACGCGGTTCAGACGGTCCAACTCACGGGGTCGCCGACGGGCGGCACGTTCACTCTCACGTTCGGCGGCCAGACGACGTCCGCGATCGCGTACAACGCGACGGCGGCCACCGTCCAGAGCGACCTCCAGGGGCTGTCGTCGATCGGGTCCGGGAACGCGATCGTCACTCCGGCCGACGGGAGTGGGTGGACGGTCCGGTTCGCCGGTTCCCTGGCCGGGGTGTATCAGGTCGCGGTGACCGGGAGTGGGGCGTCGCTGACCGGGGGCACGCTGCCGGCGGTCGCGGTCGGGGTGGTGTCGGCCGGCGGGGACGCCGGGTTGGTGCAGGCGGTGACCGACCCGCTCGGGTTGGTCGCGCGGACGTATTACGACGCCCTCGGCCGAACGGTCGAGACGGTGGCCGACTACACTGGGGCGGCGGAGACGACGACGACCGACGTGGCGACAGAATACACGTATGACGGGGCCGGGCACACGCTGACGCTGACGGCCGACGAACCGGGCGGGGCGTACGAGCAGACGCTGTACGTGTACGGGGCGACGACGGCCGGCGGGAGCGGGGTGAACAGCAACGACTTGCTGGTCACGACCGAGTGGCCGGACCCGACGACCGGGGCTCCGAGTACCTCCCAGGAAGACACCCAGACGGTCAACGCCCTGGGTCAGGTGCTGACCAGCACGGACCGGAACGGGTCGACGCACACGCTCACGTACGACGTCCTCGGGCGGGTCACGGCGGACGCGGTCACGACCCTCGGCAGCGGGGTCGACGGGAGCGTCCGGCGGATCGCGACGGCGTACGACACCCAGGGGAATGCGTACTTGACGACAAGCTACAATGCGGCGTCGGGCGGGAGCGTGGTGAACCAGGTCGAGGACGTGTACAACGGGCTCGACCAGTTGACAGGCGAATACCAGGCGGTCGGCGGGGCAGTCAACACGTCGACGACGCCCGAAGCCCAGTACGCGTACACCGAGATGGCGGGCGGGGTGAACAACTCGCGGCTGACGAGTACGACGTACCCGGATGGGTATGTGGTGACCGACAACTACGCGAGCGGGGTCGACAACACGATCAGCCGGCTGACATCGCTGTCGGACAATACGGGGACGCTGGAGAGCTACAAGTACCTGGGCCTGGACACGGTGGTCGAGCGAGACCACCCGGAGAGTGGCGTCAACCTGACTTATATCAGCCAGACCGGAAGTACCGGGGACGCCGGGGACCAGTACACCGGTCTGGACCGGTTCGGCCGTGTGGTCGACCAAAACTGGTACGATCCGACGACCAGTACCTCCGCGGCCGATCTCCAATACGGGTACGATGCCGACGGGAACGTGCTGTGGCGGAACGATCTGGTGAACACGGCATTCGGCGAGGTGTACACGTACGACGGACTGAACCAGCTGGCGACGTTCGCCCGGGGGACGCTGAACGGGACCAAGACGGGCATCAGCGGGACGGCCAGTGCGACCCAGAGCTGGACGCCGGACGCGCTGGGCAACTTCATGTCGGTGACGACCAACGGGACGGCCCAATCGCGGACGGCGAACGCCCGGAATGAGATCACGTCCGTCGGTGGGGCGACCACCCCGACGTACGACGCCAACGGCAACATGACGACCGACGAGACGGGCCTCCAGTACGTCTACGACGCGTGGAACCGACTCGTGACGGTCAAGTCATCGGGCGGCACGACACTGGAGACGAACACCTACGACGGCGAGAACCGACTGGTGACGCAGGCTATCTCGGGGACGACGACCAACTCGTATTACTCGAATCAGTGGCAAGTTCTGGAGCAGCAGGTCGGAACCGAGTACACTACACGGAATGTGTGGAGTCCGGTGTACGTGAACGCGATGGTGGACCGTGACATGGACACCAGCGGGACCGGGCTGACGGCAACCGGAAGCGGATACCAGCGGTTGTGGCCGGCCCAGGACGCGAACTGGAACGTGATGGCGCTGGTGAACGGTAGCGGGACCGTCGTCGAGCGATATACGTACAGCCCGTATGGTGTGGTGTCGGTACTGGACGGAAGTTACGGGTCACGGAACGGGTCGAGTTACGGGTGGATAGTGTTGTTCCAGGGGATGGCTCATGACACAGTCAGCGAGATGGATTACGGACGGAATCGGTGGTACAGTGAAACGTTGGGACGGTGGGCTACGACTGATCCAATAAAATTCAGATCGAAGGACGATAATTTTTATCGATTTGTGGGGAACGGACCGCTTGTGGGCTTAGATCCTTCAGGCACGTTCAACTCTTTCGCATTCCCAATCGGAGCGAACTGGGGTGCGATAAAAGGCTCAGAAGTGGGTACAGGTCTCGGCTTTGTTGCAGGCGCAATTGTCGGGTTTGCTATTGCTACTCGTGTACCCGCGGTAGGGATAGCAGTTCCATGTATTGCGGGCGCCGGCGCGTATGTCGGTTCTAAGATGGGATGGTATATTGGTGGGTATCTCGGTGGAACATGGGCTGCCATCAGACAACCGCCCGGTCCGGCCAATGGGCCTCAGGCCATGGAGGATGGAAAATTAGTAGGATATACATATCCAATTGCTGCGGTTATAGCCATTCCTCTGCCAATGAATCCGCTAGCACTTACACCATTTGCTCCATTCGTTCTGGCGGCACAATTATACGTTACGTATGAACTTGTTGCGAATTGGTAA